Genomic DNA from Streptomyces sp. GS7:
AGGTGCGCCTGCTGCCGGTGCGGGTCTCGGGCGCCTGGAGTCCGATGCCGGTCGAGACGGACCCTGATGCCGCGTCGGCGGACGAGGACGGTCCGGTCGCCGTCCTCACCCTGGGGAAGCTGCGGCTGCGCCGGGCGGTCCCGTTCCTGCGCGCCAATTCCGCCGCCGCCGGCCGGGCCGCGGCCGATCCCGCCCTGCTCGCGTCCACCGCCCTGGCCAGGCCGCCGCGCTTCGTCGGCACGTTCTCCCTATGGCAGAGCGTCTCCGCGATGAGCCGCTACGCATACGGCTCCGCGCAGCCTCAGCACAAGGCAGCGGTCCAGGAACACCGGGCGGCGCCGTTCCACCACGAAGCCGCGTTTCTCCGCTGCCGCCCCTACGGCGCCCAGGGCACGCTGGACGGCGCCGAGCCGATAACCACGGCCGCGCAGCCCGGCCACGTCCTAAACTCGCCGGGTAGGGGGCCGGCAGCAGACCGACGACGGACATCCGATCCGCGAAGGGACCAGCGTTGACCGACACCGAAGGGGCAGCCGACGCCCCGGTCGCGACTGAGGCGCCGGTCACGAAGCCGAGCCCCGAGAACCGCCGCAAGCGGATCACCGACCGGGTGCCGGCCGAGGGTCGGGTGACCATCGAGGACCTGGTCCAGGAGCGCCGCGCCAGCCAGGAGCGCGGCGCAGGGTGCTGCTCGTGGACCACTCCGGGTTCGGCCGACAGGCGCTCTACGAGCTGGCGCCGCCGGCCGAATTCGATCTCGTCATCTCCGATGAACTCCTTCCCCAGGAGGAGCAGGACGCGCTTCAATCCCTGGGGGCGCGATACGAGTTGGCGGCGGAGGGGAGTCGGCAGGGATGAGCGTTGACGACGGTGAGACGGAGAAGCCGAGCGCGGACGACCAGTACGGTCAGCGCGGCCCACACGGTCCACACGGGCAGCGGGCACAGGCAGGACCCGGGCAACACGGGCAACAGGGTCAGCCCGGCGGGAGCGACGCGCAGAGCGGCACCGCCCCGGGCAGCCGCACCGCCCCGGCAGGCAATGCCGCCCCATCCGCCGGATCCACCCCGGCCGGTGACGCCCTCCCGCCCATCGGCACTCCCGTCACCGATACCGCCGGCGGCCGCGATCTGGAGCGCATCAATCCGCCCCACCTCGCACCGCCGACCGGATTCAGCCACGCCGTCCGCGCCACCGCCCCCGGCACCCTGGTCTTCCTCGCCGGGCAGACCGCCCTCGACGGTTCGGGCCGGATCGTCGGGGACGGCATCGTCGAGCAGTTCGAGCGGGCGCTGACCAACCTCCTGGAGGTGGCGGCCGCCTCCGGCGCCAGGCCGTCCGACCTGGCCAAGCTCACCGTCTTCGCCGTCGACATCGCCGACTACCGCCGGCACGCCCGGGACATCGGGCGGGTGTGGAAACGCCTGGTGGGCAGCGACTTCCCGGCCATGGCCGTCATCGGCGCCACCCGCCTGTGGGACGAAGCGGCCCTGGTCGAAATCGAGGGCATCGCCGTCGTCCGGCAGTGACGAAGGCCCCGCCCCTACCTCGCGCCTCCCCCGCCAACTCCCCGCTCCCCGACGCCCGCCGCACCGCGCAGCGCAGCGCCCCACTCCCCCCGTACGCCACCGACTCCCTACGCCCGCTCGCTCCCCGTCACGCCCCGGCCCCCGTACATCCGCTCACTCCCCCTCCCCCTCCGTCCCACACGTCGCCACCAACGCCTCGGCGTCCGCCGGCGACAGCGTGATCCCGAACTCCGAGTCCAGGAGCCCCGGGATCTCCTCCGGCGCGACCTCCCGTACCTCGCGCGACCAGTCCGGCCGGGTCCGCACGAACTCCCGCCCGACGAGCGTGCGGCGCACATCGGCCAGCGGCAGCAGCACCACGATCTTGCCGGTGAACGGCGACCGCGGATGGGTCGATATGTAGTGGTTGAAGACGCTGTAGTCGACCGGGAAGCGGCGCTCCGCCCCGAAGGCGTACAGGTCGAACCAGCCGTCGTCGTGCCGCGAGCGCAGCACCCACGACTCGGCCTCCTTCTCGTACACCAGGCCGAAGGTCCAGTCGCCCTGCTGCACCTCGACACCGTCCTGCAACGGGATCGGTGCGAGCAGCGCCTCACCGCCGAAGCCGAC
This window encodes:
- a CDS encoding spheroidene monooxygenase, whose product is MIVSVHLADVGVRSVRAVLGQCPRPGATPGLRYAETTLTGAIASGPPKLRPGRAALIASWEDDAALDRFLAEDPLPRLLSGGWQVRLLPVRVSGAWSPMPVETDPDAASADEDGPVAVLTLGKLRLRRAVPFLRANSAAAGRAAADPALLASTALARPPRFVGTFSLWQSVSAMSRYAYGSAQPQHKAAVQEHRAAPFHHEAAFLRCRPYGAQGTLDGAEPITTAAQPGHVLNSPGRGPAADRRRTSDPRRDQR
- a CDS encoding RidA family protein — its product is MGTPVTDTAGGRDLERINPPHLAPPTGFSHAVRATAPGTLVFLAGQTALDGSGRIVGDGIVEQFERALTNLLEVAAASGARPSDLAKLTVFAVDIADYRRHARDIGRVWKRLVGSDFPAMAVIGATRLWDEAALVEIEGIAVVRQ
- a CDS encoding arylamine N-acetyltransferase family protein, translating into MTASQWGGEQLDLDAYLMRIGYEGDRRPTLETLRKLHAGHSASIGFENIEIVLGRPIPLDLEALQAKMVRQRRGGYCYEQNLLYAAALERLGFRVTGLGARVRMGERMVRPVTHALLKVELDGTDWITDVGFGGEALLAPIPLQDGVEVQQGDWTFGLVYEKEAESWVLRSRHDDGWFDLYAFGAERRFPVDYSVFNHYISTHPRSPFTGKIVVLLPLADVRRTLVGREFVRTRPDWSREVREVAPEEIPGLLDSEFGITLSPADAEALVATCGTEGEGE